In Lates calcarifer isolate ASB-BC8 linkage group LG23, TLL_Latcal_v3, whole genome shotgun sequence, a single genomic region encodes these proteins:
- the LOC108884425 gene encoding receptor-type tyrosine-protein phosphatase H isoform X33 has protein sequence MIKPLSIKITSDHLLLCVFLCLLWGTAYSNTTSTPSATLTATGTADSSTTSSTPSATLTATGTADSSTTSSTPSATLTATGTADYSTTSSTSATLTATGTADYSTTSSTSATLTAPVRKAMGTTEMTSTQSTTLMTPIPTTRSPPPNAENFQWTGQNETSITLQWKKVENILNYTLVFGEKDKNVTATAEDTVIDVVSGLTNAAKYNFTLYTVRDGVRSSGVSLTAVTAPPNAENFQRTTQNETSITLQWKKVENILNYTLVFGEKEKNVTATAEDTVIDVVSGLTSGTENNFTLYTVFGGVRSSGVKLTAVTAPPNAENFQRTTQNETSITLQWRKVRNILDYTLVFGEGEKNVTAKAEDTVIDIVSGLTSGTENNFTLYTVFGGVRSSGVSLTAVTAPSNAENFQRTTQNETSITLQWRKVRNILDYTLVFGEGEKNVTAKAEDTVIDIVSGLTSGTENNFTLYTVFGGVRSSGVKLTAVTAPSNAENFQPTGQNETSITLQWRKVRNILDYTLVFDEGEKNVTAKAEDTVIDIVSGLTSGKEYNFTLYTVFGGVRSSGVNLRAVTAPERVNMVRVTQNDSSITLRWDKVNSISTYVLLYDGNDGPVREDISALPEDITVTHVVSPLTAGKKYYFILTTVFGEVNSTKYTFEAVTVPPKVSSVDVTERSVTSLTLNWENADINWTYLLQINGSTVTFTQDIYPKVSYSVSPLKPGTQYNFSVITVFSGFNSTAYEACTVTTIDCASVPWHVTNSSIHGMVEGLFSNATATYEQTHISPQGSNVSFTGLVPGATYNLFLEYETCSQRFPQCHHTETVRPSSVSAHCDYLGAGYSISVVWIKPNGVWTQVEVNVSGQSHPVPANGEQSIQISGFQPARTYEVTVDTLSGHVRSSAPYVFLCDTDPRGVIAGSVFAVLLFALVCLAVFLVLKRPDLIRKKSFIGGAKLSNPKSKAISVAEFPNHFNQLSADDNRGFSQEYENLVPVGTEQTRKAAVLPENKAKNRFNNVLPYDWCRVRLNTSNPNGTSDYINASYMPGYNSNREYIATQGPLPSTVNDFWRMIWEQRVKGIVMVTNCIEGGRTKCEQYWPGDGKPCHYGELLITTRSEQQETNWTLREFSLKHTETSEKRKVKHFHFTAWPDHGVPQGTKILIQFRELVRWHIEREADGAPTVVHCSAGVGRTGTIIALDVLLQQLVKKRGVGINAFVHKMRLSRPYMVQTESQYVFLHQCIMDSLQPDEKMEENIYENADMIYVNATALRELQTNG, from the exons ATGATCAAGCCTTTGTCTATCAAAATTACCTCAGACCacttgctgctgtgtgtcttcCTGTGTCTTCTCTgg GGTACGGCTTACTCCAACACAACATCAACACCAAGTGCAACGCTGACAGCAACC ggTACCGCTGACTCCAGTACAACATCATCAACACCAAGTGCAACGCTGACAGCAACC GGTACCGCTGACTCCAGTACAACATCATCAACACCAAGTGCAACGCTGACAGCAACC ggTACCGCTGACTACAGtacaacatcatcaacaagtGCAACGCTGACAGCAACC ggTACTGCTGACTACAGtacaacatcatcaacaagtGCAACGCTGACAGCACCTGTGAGAAAAGCAATGGGAACGACAGAAATGACAAGCACACAGTCAACCACTCTAATGACACCCATTCCAACAACAAGATCAC CTCCTCCTAATGCAGAGAACTTTCAATGGACTGGACAAAATGAGACCAGTATAactctgcagtggaaaaaagtggaaaacatCCTCAACTATACCCTTGTGTTTGGTGAAAAGGATAAAAACGTCACTGCAACAGCAGAGGATACAGTGATAGACGTAGTCTCAGGACTTACAAATGCAGCAAAATACAACTTCACTCTCTACACTGTGCGTGACGGTGTCAGAAGCAGTGGAGTAAGCCTCACTGCAGTCACTG CTCCTCCTAATGCAGAGAACTTTCAACGGACTACACAAAATGAGACCAGTATAactctgcagtggaaaaaagtggaaaacatCCTCAACTATACCCTTGTGTTTggtgaaaaggagaaaaacgtCACTGCAACAGCAGAGGATACAGTGATAGACGTAGTCTCAGGACTTACAAGTGGGACAGAAAACAACTTCACTCTCTACACTGTGTTTGGTGGTGTCAGAAGCAGTGGAGTAAAGCTCACTGCAGTCACTG CTCCTCCTAATGCAGAGAACTTTCAACGGACTACACAAAATGAGACCAGTATAACTCTGCAGTGGAGAAAAGTGAGGAACATCCTCGACTATACACTTGTGTTCGGTGAAGGGGAGAAAAACGTCACTGCAAAAGCAGAGGATACAGTGATAGACATAGTCTCAGGACTTACAAGTGGGACAGAAAACAACTTCACTCTCTACACTGTGTTTGGTGGTGTCAGAAGCAGTGGAGTAAGCCTCACTGCAGTCACTG CTCCTTCTAATGCAGAGAACTTTCAACGGACTACACAAAATGAGACCAGTATAACTCTGCAGTGGAGAAAAGTGAGGAACATCCTCGACTATACACTTGTGTTCGGTGAAGGGGAGAAAAACGTCACTGCAAAAGCAGAGGATACAGTGATAGACATAGTCTCAGGACTTACAAGTGGGACAGAAAACAACTTCACTCTCTACACTGTGTTTGGTGGTGTCAGAAGCAGTGGAGTAAAGCTCACTGCAGTCACTG CTCCTTCTAATGCAGAGAACTTTCAACCGACTGGACAAAATGAGACCAGTATAACTCTGCAGTGGAGAAAAGTGAGGAACATCCTCGACTATACCCTTGTGTTCGATGAAGGGGAGAAAAACGTCACTGCAAAAGCAGAGGATACAGTGATAGACATAGTCTCAGGACTCACAAGTGGGAAAGAATACAACTTCACTCTCTACACTGTGTTTGGTGGTGTCAGAAGCAGTGGAGTAAACCTCAGGGCAGTCACTG CTCCTGAGAGGGTTAACATGGTGAGagtgacacaaaatgacagCAGTATAACTCTGAGGTGGGACAAGGTTAACAGCATCTCAACATATGTCCTACTATATGATGGCAATGATGGTCCGGTACGGGAGGATATCAGCGCGCTTCCTGAAGACATAACTGTTACACATGTCGTCTCTCCGCTTACTGCTGGAAAAAAATACTATTTCATTCTCACCACTGTGTTTGGGGAAGTCAACAGCACTAAATACACATTTGAAGCTGTGACAG TTCCACCAAAGGTGTCTTCGGTTGATGTGACTGAACGCTCTGTGACCAGTCTAACTCTGAACTGGGAAAATGCGGATATAAACTGGACGTACTTGCTTCAGATTAATGGCAGTACTGTGACATTTACCCAGGACATATACCCAAAAGTGTCATATTCAGTCTCACCTCTCAAACCTGGGACACAGTATAACTTCAGTGTGATCACAGTGTTCTCTGGATTCAACAGCACAGCTTATGAAGCCTGCACAGTAACAA cCATAGACTGCGCCAGTGTGCCCTGGCATGTCACTAACTCATCGATCCATGGGATGGTTGAAGGCTTATTCTCAAATGCAACCGCCACTTATGAACAAACTCACATCAGTCCTCAAGGTAGTAATGTGTCATTTACTGGCCTCGTCCCTGGCGCAACCTATAACTTGTTCCTTGAGTACGAAACATGTTCTCAACGCTTTCCACAATGTCACCACACTGAAACAGTGC GTCCTTCAAGTGTAAGTGCTCACTGTGATTACTTGGGAGCTGGCTATTCCATCTCTGTTGTGTGGATTAAACCAAATGGTGTGTGGACTCAAGTGGAGGTCAACGTTTCTGGGCAATCTCACCCAGTACCTGCAAATGGGGAACAGAGTATTCAAATATCTGGATTCCAACCTGCCCGAACATATGAAGTAACTGTAGATACACTGTCTGGGCATGTGAGGAGTTCTGCACcatatgtttttctgtgtgataCTGATCCAAGGG GAGTAATTGCAGGATCAGTATTTGCTGTGCTGCTTTTTGCCCTGGTCTGTCTGGCTGTCTTCCTTGTGTTAAAAAGACCAGATTTAATCAG AAAAAAGTCATTCATTGGTGGGGCCAAACTGTCTAATCCAAAGAGCAA aGCTATATCTGTAGCAGAGTTTCCAAACCACTTCAACCAGTTAAGTGCGGATGACAACAGAGGATTCAGCCAAGAATATGAG AACCTTGTTCCTGTTGGCACAGAGCAGACACGGAAAGCCGCAGTTCTACCTGAAAACAAAGCGAAGAATCGTTTCAACAACGTCCTGCCAT ATGACTGGTGTCGAGTGAGGCTAAATACATCAAATCCCAATGGGACCTCTGACTACATTAATGCCAGTTACATGCCA GGctacaacagcaacagagagtACATTGCCACACAGGGTCCTCTGCCCTCCACCGTCAATGACTTCTGGAGGATGATTTGGGAACAAAGAGTGAAAGGCATCGTCATGGTAACCAACTGCATTGAAGGAGGACGG aCCAAGTGTGAACAATACTGGCCTGGAGACGGCAAGCCTTGCCATTACGGAGAGCTCTTGATCACCACCAGATCTGAGCAACAGGAGACCAACTGGACATTGAGGGAATTTAGTTTGAAACAT ACAGAAACCTCAGAAAAGCggaaagtgaaacattttcacttcacaGCCTGGCCGGACCATGGAGTCCCTCAGGGCACCAAAATCCTGATCCAGTTCAGAGAACTGGTGAGATGGCATATAGAGAGAGAAGCGGATGGAGCACCAACTGTGGTTCACTGCAG TGCTGGAGTGGGGAGGACAGGCACTATCATTGCCCTGGATGTGCTACTTCAGCAGCTAGTCAAAAAAAGGGGAGTGGGCATCAATGCTTTTGTGCACAAGATGAGACTGAGTCGACCATACATGGTGCAGACAGAG tCTCAGTACGTTTTCCTGCACCAGTGCATAATGGACAGTCTGCAGCCAGAcgagaagatggaggagaacaTATATGAGAATGCAGACATGATATATGTCAATGCCACAGCGCTCCGAGAGCTTCAGACAAATGGCTAA
- the LOC108884425 gene encoding receptor-type tyrosine-protein phosphatase H isoform X18, which translates to MIKPLSIKITSDHLLLCVFLCLLWGTAYSNTTSTPSATLTATVRNGTADSSTTSSTPSATLTATGTADSSTTSSTPSATLTATGTADYSTTSSTSATLTATGTADYSTTSSTSATLTATGTADYSTTSSTSATLTAPVRKAMGTTEMTSTQSTTLMTPIPTTRSPPPNAENFQWTGQNETSITLQWKKVENILNYTLVFGEKDKNVTATAEDTVIDVVSGLTNAAKYNFTLYTVRDGVRSSGVSLTAVTAPPNAENFQRTTQNETSITLQWKKVENILNYTLVFGEKEKNVTATAEDTVIDVVSGLTSGTENNFTLYTVFGGVRSSGVKLTAVTAPPNAENFQRTTQNETSITLQWRKVRNILDYTLVFGEGEKNVTAKAEDTVIDIVSGLTSGTENNFTLYTVFGGVRSSGVSLTAVTAPSNAENFQRTTQNETSITLQWRKVRNILDYTLVFGEGEKNVTAKAEDTVIDIVSGLTSGTENNFTLYTVFGGVRSSGVKLTAVTAPSNAENFQPTGQNETSITLQWRKVRNILDYTLVFDEGEKNVTAKAEDTVIDIVSGLTSGKEYNFTLYTVFGGVRSSGVNLRAVTAPERVNMVRVTQNDSSITLRWDKVNSISTYVLLYDGNDGPVREDISALPEDITVTHVVSPLTAGKKYYFILTTVFGEVNSTKYTFEAVTVPPKVSSVDVTERSVTSLTLNWENADINWTYLLQINGSTVTFTQDIYPKVSYSVSPLKPGTQYNFSVITVFSGFNSTAYEACTVTTIDCASVPWHVTNSSIHGMVEGLFSNATATYEQTHISPQGSNVSFTGLVPGATYNLFLEYETCSQRFPQCHHTETVRPSSVSAHCDYLGAGYSISVVWIKPNGVWTQVEVNVSGQSHPVPANGEQSIQISGFQPARTYEVTVDTLSGHVRSSAPYVFLCDTDPRGVIAGSVFAVLLFALVCLAVFLVLKRPDLIRKKSFIGGAKLSNPKSKAISVAEFPNHFNQLSADDNRGFSQEYENLVPVGTEQTRKAAVLPENKAKNRFNNVLPYDWCRVRLNTSNPNGTSDYINASYMPGYNSNREYIATQGPLPSTVNDFWRMIWEQRVKGIVMVTNCIEGGRTKCEQYWPGDGKPCHYGELLITTRSEQQETNWTLREFSLKHTETSEKRKVKHFHFTAWPDHGVPQGTKILIQFRELVRWHIEREADGAPTVVHCSAGVGRTGTIIALDVLLQQLVKKRGVGINAFVHKMRLSRPYMVQTESQYVFLHQCIMDSLQPDEKMEENIYENADMIYVNATALRELQTNG; encoded by the exons ATGATCAAGCCTTTGTCTATCAAAATTACCTCAGACCacttgctgctgtgtgtcttcCTGTGTCTTCTCTgg GGTACGGCTTACTCCAACACAACATCAACACCAAGTGCAACGCTGACAGCAACCGTAAGAAAt GGTACTGCTGACTCCAGTACAACATCATCAACACCAAGTGCAACGCTGACAGCAACT ggTACCGCTGACTCCAGTACAACATCATCAACACCAAGTGCAACGCTGACAGCAACC GGTACCGCTGACTACAGtacaacatcatcaacaagtGCAACGCTGACAGCAACC ggTACCGCTGACTACAGtacaacatcatcaacaagtGCAACGCTGACAGCAACC ggTACTGCTGACTACAGtacaacatcatcaacaagtGCAACGCTGACAGCACCTGTGAGAAAAGCAATGGGAACGACAGAAATGACAAGCACACAGTCAACCACTCTAATGACACCCATTCCAACAACAAGATCAC CTCCTCCTAATGCAGAGAACTTTCAATGGACTGGACAAAATGAGACCAGTATAactctgcagtggaaaaaagtggaaaacatCCTCAACTATACCCTTGTGTTTGGTGAAAAGGATAAAAACGTCACTGCAACAGCAGAGGATACAGTGATAGACGTAGTCTCAGGACTTACAAATGCAGCAAAATACAACTTCACTCTCTACACTGTGCGTGACGGTGTCAGAAGCAGTGGAGTAAGCCTCACTGCAGTCACTG CTCCTCCTAATGCAGAGAACTTTCAACGGACTACACAAAATGAGACCAGTATAactctgcagtggaaaaaagtggaaaacatCCTCAACTATACCCTTGTGTTTggtgaaaaggagaaaaacgtCACTGCAACAGCAGAGGATACAGTGATAGACGTAGTCTCAGGACTTACAAGTGGGACAGAAAACAACTTCACTCTCTACACTGTGTTTGGTGGTGTCAGAAGCAGTGGAGTAAAGCTCACTGCAGTCACTG CTCCTCCTAATGCAGAGAACTTTCAACGGACTACACAAAATGAGACCAGTATAACTCTGCAGTGGAGAAAAGTGAGGAACATCCTCGACTATACACTTGTGTTCGGTGAAGGGGAGAAAAACGTCACTGCAAAAGCAGAGGATACAGTGATAGACATAGTCTCAGGACTTACAAGTGGGACAGAAAACAACTTCACTCTCTACACTGTGTTTGGTGGTGTCAGAAGCAGTGGAGTAAGCCTCACTGCAGTCACTG CTCCTTCTAATGCAGAGAACTTTCAACGGACTACACAAAATGAGACCAGTATAACTCTGCAGTGGAGAAAAGTGAGGAACATCCTCGACTATACACTTGTGTTCGGTGAAGGGGAGAAAAACGTCACTGCAAAAGCAGAGGATACAGTGATAGACATAGTCTCAGGACTTACAAGTGGGACAGAAAACAACTTCACTCTCTACACTGTGTTTGGTGGTGTCAGAAGCAGTGGAGTAAAGCTCACTGCAGTCACTG CTCCTTCTAATGCAGAGAACTTTCAACCGACTGGACAAAATGAGACCAGTATAACTCTGCAGTGGAGAAAAGTGAGGAACATCCTCGACTATACCCTTGTGTTCGATGAAGGGGAGAAAAACGTCACTGCAAAAGCAGAGGATACAGTGATAGACATAGTCTCAGGACTCACAAGTGGGAAAGAATACAACTTCACTCTCTACACTGTGTTTGGTGGTGTCAGAAGCAGTGGAGTAAACCTCAGGGCAGTCACTG CTCCTGAGAGGGTTAACATGGTGAGagtgacacaaaatgacagCAGTATAACTCTGAGGTGGGACAAGGTTAACAGCATCTCAACATATGTCCTACTATATGATGGCAATGATGGTCCGGTACGGGAGGATATCAGCGCGCTTCCTGAAGACATAACTGTTACACATGTCGTCTCTCCGCTTACTGCTGGAAAAAAATACTATTTCATTCTCACCACTGTGTTTGGGGAAGTCAACAGCACTAAATACACATTTGAAGCTGTGACAG TTCCACCAAAGGTGTCTTCGGTTGATGTGACTGAACGCTCTGTGACCAGTCTAACTCTGAACTGGGAAAATGCGGATATAAACTGGACGTACTTGCTTCAGATTAATGGCAGTACTGTGACATTTACCCAGGACATATACCCAAAAGTGTCATATTCAGTCTCACCTCTCAAACCTGGGACACAGTATAACTTCAGTGTGATCACAGTGTTCTCTGGATTCAACAGCACAGCTTATGAAGCCTGCACAGTAACAA cCATAGACTGCGCCAGTGTGCCCTGGCATGTCACTAACTCATCGATCCATGGGATGGTTGAAGGCTTATTCTCAAATGCAACCGCCACTTATGAACAAACTCACATCAGTCCTCAAGGTAGTAATGTGTCATTTACTGGCCTCGTCCCTGGCGCAACCTATAACTTGTTCCTTGAGTACGAAACATGTTCTCAACGCTTTCCACAATGTCACCACACTGAAACAGTGC GTCCTTCAAGTGTAAGTGCTCACTGTGATTACTTGGGAGCTGGCTATTCCATCTCTGTTGTGTGGATTAAACCAAATGGTGTGTGGACTCAAGTGGAGGTCAACGTTTCTGGGCAATCTCACCCAGTACCTGCAAATGGGGAACAGAGTATTCAAATATCTGGATTCCAACCTGCCCGAACATATGAAGTAACTGTAGATACACTGTCTGGGCATGTGAGGAGTTCTGCACcatatgtttttctgtgtgataCTGATCCAAGGG GAGTAATTGCAGGATCAGTATTTGCTGTGCTGCTTTTTGCCCTGGTCTGTCTGGCTGTCTTCCTTGTGTTAAAAAGACCAGATTTAATCAG AAAAAAGTCATTCATTGGTGGGGCCAAACTGTCTAATCCAAAGAGCAA aGCTATATCTGTAGCAGAGTTTCCAAACCACTTCAACCAGTTAAGTGCGGATGACAACAGAGGATTCAGCCAAGAATATGAG AACCTTGTTCCTGTTGGCACAGAGCAGACACGGAAAGCCGCAGTTCTACCTGAAAACAAAGCGAAGAATCGTTTCAACAACGTCCTGCCAT ATGACTGGTGTCGAGTGAGGCTAAATACATCAAATCCCAATGGGACCTCTGACTACATTAATGCCAGTTACATGCCA GGctacaacagcaacagagagtACATTGCCACACAGGGTCCTCTGCCCTCCACCGTCAATGACTTCTGGAGGATGATTTGGGAACAAAGAGTGAAAGGCATCGTCATGGTAACCAACTGCATTGAAGGAGGACGG aCCAAGTGTGAACAATACTGGCCTGGAGACGGCAAGCCTTGCCATTACGGAGAGCTCTTGATCACCACCAGATCTGAGCAACAGGAGACCAACTGGACATTGAGGGAATTTAGTTTGAAACAT ACAGAAACCTCAGAAAAGCggaaagtgaaacattttcacttcacaGCCTGGCCGGACCATGGAGTCCCTCAGGGCACCAAAATCCTGATCCAGTTCAGAGAACTGGTGAGATGGCATATAGAGAGAGAAGCGGATGGAGCACCAACTGTGGTTCACTGCAG TGCTGGAGTGGGGAGGACAGGCACTATCATTGCCCTGGATGTGCTACTTCAGCAGCTAGTCAAAAAAAGGGGAGTGGGCATCAATGCTTTTGTGCACAAGATGAGACTGAGTCGACCATACATGGTGCAGACAGAG tCTCAGTACGTTTTCCTGCACCAGTGCATAATGGACAGTCTGCAGCCAGAcgagaagatggaggagaacaTATATGAGAATGCAGACATGATATATGTCAATGCCACAGCGCTCCGAGAGCTTCAGACAAATGGCTAA